In the genome of Methanopyrus kandleri AV19, one region contains:
- the lysS gene encoding lysine--tRNA ligase: MTKEHWSEVKAREVTEHCRKHADELPDEIVVASGASTSGRLHVGNARDVLTADAVARVLRERYHEDVRVVWISDDVDPLRRIPRDLDGRLSEDYLGVPYKAIPVGDEPYSDRWARNFVEELREFGAEVEWISSAELYTDNGFVKLVREVVNDYYGGGGRLASVLERFGLEDARVYMPVCEECGRIATTRVVDVDGWRIEYVCEGRHEIGDAVLEGCGHRGELDLRKPIEVNGFEIPPGKLGWKIEWPTRWVYLGVACEPFGKDHYVAGGSYEVGSAIAEEFFGFPAPVPVPYEWITLDGKAMSSSKGHYVTLSDWGEVCHREVLRYLVLRGKPLKHLDLDLRFGLLQAVDDYDELEKRYFAGEADERERRIYELSRVDEIPEECPPHVPFRFCAVVAQVVGIEDDVSEEEFERALEIFRRTGHLEAEPEGFGREWLRERLEKASRWVDRYAPEEARFRVREEPEPVELSDKEREFLEDLVRRLESETTKEDPETLQRTVFEAARTAGLRPADAFRVFYNVVVGKDRGPRAGTLIAAVGVDRISRLIRGCLEASED, translated from the coding sequence TTGACCAAGGAACACTGGTCGGAGGTGAAGGCGCGGGAAGTTACCGAGCACTGTCGGAAGCACGCTGACGAACTCCCCGACGAGATAGTCGTGGCCAGCGGGGCTTCGACGTCCGGGCGCCTCCATGTGGGAAACGCCCGAGACGTTCTCACTGCAGACGCCGTGGCCCGAGTCCTGCGAGAGCGCTACCATGAAGATGTTAGGGTCGTGTGGATCTCCGACGATGTGGATCCCTTACGTCGCATCCCACGTGACCTCGACGGTAGACTCTCGGAGGATTACCTCGGTGTACCGTACAAGGCGATCCCAGTAGGCGACGAGCCCTATTCTGACCGCTGGGCTCGTAACTTCGTGGAGGAGCTCCGGGAGTTCGGTGCGGAGGTTGAGTGGATCTCGTCGGCCGAACTGTACACGGACAACGGCTTCGTAAAGCTGGTCCGAGAGGTCGTGAACGATTACTACGGCGGCGGTGGGAGGCTCGCGAGCGTCCTCGAACGTTTCGGACTGGAGGATGCGCGGGTCTACATGCCGGTCTGCGAGGAGTGCGGCCGCATCGCTACTACTCGGGTGGTCGACGTAGACGGTTGGCGTATCGAGTACGTCTGCGAAGGACGGCATGAGATAGGGGACGCCGTCCTGGAAGGATGTGGGCACCGTGGAGAGCTCGACCTCAGGAAACCGATAGAGGTCAATGGGTTCGAGATACCACCGGGCAAGCTCGGGTGGAAGATCGAGTGGCCGACCCGCTGGGTCTACCTGGGTGTCGCCTGTGAACCCTTCGGCAAGGATCACTACGTGGCCGGAGGCTCGTACGAGGTGGGGTCGGCTATCGCCGAGGAGTTCTTCGGGTTCCCGGCCCCGGTACCGGTCCCCTACGAGTGGATCACGCTCGACGGCAAGGCGATGTCCTCCTCCAAGGGACACTACGTGACCCTGTCCGATTGGGGGGAAGTATGCCACCGCGAGGTGCTCCGCTACCTCGTCCTGCGCGGCAAACCGCTGAAACATCTCGACCTGGACCTACGGTTCGGTCTTCTGCAGGCGGTGGACGACTACGATGAGTTAGAGAAGCGGTACTTCGCCGGTGAAGCCGACGAGAGGGAGCGGCGCATCTACGAGCTTTCCCGAGTCGATGAGATCCCGGAGGAGTGTCCACCCCACGTACCGTTCCGGTTCTGCGCCGTCGTAGCTCAAGTAGTGGGTATCGAAGACGACGTCTCGGAGGAAGAGTTCGAGCGGGCGCTGGAGATATTCCGGAGGACCGGACACCTTGAAGCGGAGCCCGAGGGCTTCGGTCGGGAGTGGCTCCGGGAGAGACTCGAGAAGGCATCGCGATGGGTGGACAGGTACGCCCCGGAAGAGGCCCGGTTCAGGGTTCGAGAGGAACCGGAACCCGTGGAGTTGTCAGACAAGGAGCGGGAGTTCCTCGAGGACCTGGTCCGCCGGTTAGAATCGGAAACAACTAAAGAAGATCCGGAAACACTACAGCGGACGGTGTTCGAAGCCGCCCGTACCGCCGGGCTACGTCCCGCGGACGCCTTCAGGGTGTTTTACAACGTCGTGGTCGGGAAGGACCGAGGTCCACGTGCTGGCACCCTCATCGCGGCTGTGGGGGTGGATCGGATTTCGAGGCTGATCCGGGGCTGCCTCGAGGCTTCCGAAGACTAG
- a CDS encoding radical SAM protein, with protein sequence MVRGAFPKGCRLCVCGAKLVVFVTGVCNRGCWYCPVSPRKKGSDVSFANERPIRSERDLVKEAELMDAEGASLTGGDPLTRLERAVNIIRTLKDEFGDDFHIHLYAPAESVREGAIEELDGVGLDELRVHPSPDSTVNRRAAEVLEDSGMDLGFEMPAIPGEENWILEVAKLADEYGFDFLNVNELEFTESNAEELRRRRFERVDDDLSDAVAGSERTALTALSEVANDVGITLHYCPSEVKDAVQFRKRIKRMAKNVARDHEEIDEEGLIVKGIFEVISGDPEDLADVLINILEVPEEWVYVDGSRVETKPFVVDELADVLSDLEEASRCEIRAWIIREYPTWDRTVVERWPVRG encoded by the coding sequence GTGGTCCGTGGTGCCTTCCCGAAGGGTTGTAGGCTCTGCGTGTGCGGCGCCAAGCTGGTGGTGTTCGTGACCGGGGTCTGTAACCGCGGGTGTTGGTACTGTCCCGTATCGCCGAGGAAAAAAGGGAGTGACGTTTCCTTCGCCAACGAGCGTCCGATACGGTCCGAGCGGGACCTGGTGAAAGAAGCGGAATTAATGGACGCGGAAGGAGCGAGTCTCACCGGTGGCGATCCGTTAACGCGTCTCGAGAGGGCCGTCAACATCATCCGCACGCTCAAAGACGAGTTCGGCGACGACTTCCACATCCACCTCTATGCGCCGGCGGAGTCCGTCAGGGAAGGGGCGATTGAAGAGCTAGATGGAGTGGGACTGGACGAGTTGCGCGTGCACCCCTCCCCGGACTCGACTGTCAACAGGCGTGCGGCCGAGGTCCTGGAGGATTCCGGAATGGATCTGGGGTTCGAGATGCCCGCCATTCCCGGGGAAGAAAACTGGATCCTGGAGGTAGCTAAACTGGCGGACGAGTACGGGTTCGACTTCCTCAACGTTAACGAGCTGGAATTCACCGAATCTAACGCCGAAGAACTCAGAAGACGTAGGTTCGAGCGCGTAGATGACGACCTGTCCGACGCCGTCGCCGGGAGCGAGAGGACGGCCCTCACCGCGCTATCGGAGGTTGCTAACGACGTCGGCATCACCCTCCATTACTGTCCTTCCGAGGTGAAGGATGCCGTCCAGTTCCGGAAAAGGATCAAGAGAATGGCGAAGAACGTGGCACGTGACCACGAGGAGATAGATGAGGAAGGGCTCATAGTGAAGGGGATTTTCGAAGTAATATCCGGTGATCCGGAGGATCTCGCCGACGTGCTGATCAACATCCTCGAGGTGCCTGAGGAATGGGTGTATGTGGATGGGAGCCGAGTAGAGACGAAGCCGTTCGTCGTCGACGAGCTCGCCGATGTACTTTCGGACCTGGAGGAGGCCTCTCGATGCGAGATTCGGGCCTGGATCATCCGGGAGTACCCGACATGGGATAGAACCGTGGTAGAACGATGGCCGGTGCGGGGGTGA
- a CDS encoding diacylglycerol/polyprenol kinase family protein codes for MTSKELGRQLIHATFGLLFLLPLHMLGVYEFALLLLSGLIAGVSVSFALRRGLHVPIAKELVDAFERPDEMHIPGQGTLHFVTGLLLATIICPYTKVLDVTIIVLSVGDSASTIAGKAIGRIPIPYSSRKTVEGSLVGFTAAALASLAWTGDVVVSALAAGVGMLVESLPTPNDNVTIPVAVSVALGFWWGLL; via the coding sequence TTGACTAGCAAGGAGTTGGGTCGCCAGCTTATCCACGCTACGTTCGGTCTCCTGTTCCTCCTCCCTCTTCACATGCTCGGAGTGTACGAGTTCGCCTTACTACTACTCTCAGGTCTCATCGCTGGTGTATCCGTATCTTTCGCGTTAAGGCGCGGCCTTCACGTTCCCATAGCGAAAGAACTCGTAGACGCCTTCGAACGGCCCGACGAGATGCACATACCCGGTCAAGGAACGCTCCACTTTGTGACGGGTCTCCTCCTGGCGACCATCATCTGCCCCTACACGAAGGTCCTCGACGTTACGATCATCGTCTTATCCGTCGGAGACAGTGCCTCCACGATCGCGGGTAAAGCCATCGGGCGTATCCCTATACCCTACAGCTCCAGGAAGACCGTGGAGGGCAGCCTCGTGGGCTTCACCGCCGCCGCCCTAGCCTCACTGGCTTGGACTGGGGATGTGGTGGTTTCGGCTCTAGCGGCGGGGGTCGGAATGCTCGTCGAAAGCTTGCCCACGCCAAACGACAACGTGACGATACCGGTGGCCGTCTCTGTGGCGCTAGGCTTCTGGTGGGGACTACTGTAG
- a CDS encoding RNA-binding protein, with product MTKPVEPDDPRIRLLLAYVNRVKDRAASGGYSGVNRRQLTEVLQSIESTLQELRYSYLPPENVSERLKDLLPDLEDVVDPEEPELRWLVEYLEHADEVFEREIGDEADAVLCVVGEVGSVREHPNADNLYITVVNTGRFGKRTVVTNLTDVEEGDSMAVALLPPREFSGVVSEGMFCGEADGEPGEIIEPPERGEVRSIVLEWIEGV from the coding sequence TTGACGAAGCCCGTCGAGCCGGACGATCCCAGGATACGACTGCTTCTGGCGTACGTGAACCGAGTGAAGGACCGAGCCGCTTCCGGCGGTTACAGCGGTGTCAATCGACGACAGCTCACGGAGGTTCTGCAGTCCATAGAGTCGACGCTCCAGGAGCTCAGGTACTCGTATTTGCCGCCGGAAAACGTCTCGGAAAGACTGAAGGACTTACTGCCAGACCTGGAGGACGTCGTCGATCCGGAGGAACCCGAGCTCAGGTGGCTCGTTGAGTACTTGGAACACGCCGACGAAGTCTTCGAGCGCGAGATAGGGGACGAGGCCGACGCCGTACTGTGCGTGGTCGGCGAAGTCGGAAGCGTCCGAGAGCATCCGAACGCGGACAACCTCTACATCACGGTGGTAAACACGGGCCGGTTCGGCAAGCGTACCGTCGTTACGAACCTCACCGACGTGGAGGAGGGCGACTCGATGGCCGTCGCTCTACTCCCGCCTAGGGAGTTCTCCGGAGTCGTCAGTGAGGGGATGTTCTGCGGGGAAGCCGACGGAGAGCCGGGGGAAATCATAGAACCACCCGAGCGCGGTGAGGTACGGAGTATCGTACTGGAATGGATAGAAGGGGTGTAA
- a CDS encoding MarR family transcriptional regulator produces MVSADDLTYREKLVLLALYEEFDGGPAGVKKLAPVVHMDKTKVSRALNALEEKGLVEFEHMEGRRLTDEGEKIAEEIAEEMELPEDEGPYQCSDCGRKYKHLRLKCAVCGGEIEVNKDHPDAAKAEWNLERARMGYL; encoded by the coding sequence ATGGTTAGCGCTGACGATCTCACGTACCGCGAGAAGCTGGTACTACTGGCGCTATACGAGGAGTTCGACGGCGGTCCCGCCGGAGTGAAGAAGCTGGCGCCGGTCGTACACATGGACAAGACGAAGGTCTCGAGGGCCCTGAACGCGCTCGAAGAGAAGGGACTCGTGGAGTTCGAGCACATGGAGGGACGTCGCCTCACCGACGAGGGCGAGAAGATCGCCGAGGAGATCGCGGAGGAGATGGAACTACCGGAGGACGAAGGTCCTTACCAGTGCTCCGACTGCGGCAGGAAATACAAGCACCTACGACTCAAGTGCGCAGTATGTGGCGGCGAGATCGAAGTGAACAAGGACCATCCGGACGCGGCTAAAGCCGAGTGGAACCTGGAGCGTGCGAGGATGGGCTACCTGTAG
- a CDS encoding nucleotidyltransferase domain-containing protein: MREVRYTEEHWELLRTLRDRARKVVETLSQFGLEGWVHGSVARGDVRPGSDVDVFIPTPVSPHVVDAFMDAAPFEVVGVTAVLPTPRDCVRIKVAMEEDVEVTFPITPPTDRELEFFDFSGKLTPDSLERDERVPGVDKRLRMIEPKPWGHVEYSILGREGEVATKLGVSTQLIHERVRALTRRDKVGVQGVHAKVEGRPGEPVIELLRELGRRNPKAAEKLSELGV; encoded by the coding sequence TTGAGGGAGGTAAGGTACACGGAGGAGCATTGGGAGCTGCTACGCACGCTCAGGGATCGAGCCAGAAAGGTCGTGGAAACTCTATCACAGTTTGGGTTAGAGGGTTGGGTGCACGGAAGTGTCGCCCGAGGCGACGTGAGACCGGGTAGCGACGTGGACGTGTTCATACCGACTCCCGTCTCACCTCACGTAGTCGACGCGTTCATGGACGCGGCACCGTTCGAGGTAGTTGGCGTTACCGCGGTACTACCCACACCTCGGGACTGCGTCCGTATCAAGGTCGCGATGGAGGAAGACGTTGAAGTGACGTTCCCCATTACGCCGCCGACGGACCGTGAACTCGAGTTTTTCGACTTTTCGGGAAAGCTCACCCCCGACTCGCTGGAGCGGGACGAACGGGTTCCAGGCGTGGACAAGCGACTGAGGATGATCGAGCCCAAACCCTGGGGCCATGTGGAGTACTCGATCCTAGGCCGCGAGGGAGAGGTGGCTACGAAGCTCGGGGTGAGCACACAGCTGATTCACGAGAGGGTTCGCGCCTTGACGCGCAGGGATAAAGTAGGGGTACAGGGTGTGCACGCGAAGGTCGAAGGTCGGCCGGGAGAGCCGGTCATCGAACTCCTTCGGGAGCTCGGAAGGCGTAACCCGAAGGCGGCCGAGAAGCTGTCCGAGCTCGGGGTGTAA
- a CDS encoding UDP-N-acetylglucosamine--N-acetylmuramyl-(pentapeptide) pyrophosphoryl-undecaprenol N-acetylglucosamine transferase, producing MGLGRELRRIGLEPVFSSFGEGREMLMREFPDAPVYGLPKIELFSEDGSFDLLLLLRRHPDLPLRFYAGVEADRRVIRRHGCKVVVSDCQFHALVAAQIIGVPAIVISNMLRVPGEGSLVRLINGMLRRMFELADIVLIPDTYDDTYDVPEIDTEVVWVGPILKRRPDELPPRDAVRRKYGIPDDATVVLVTAGGSKYGRRIVRIAVEGLKLLSKSIDVFPVIISEERVGDGLGLQLRYVDNLLELIKVSNVVITHGGHTTLSECACLRTPVVSVPLPNHPEQHMNAERVLQRGLGVAVPPEELSPKRIAEAIEQAIDWKVPKIRMMDGRGAERAARIVAGTLD from the coding sequence GTGGGGCTCGGTAGAGAGCTACGTCGGATCGGACTGGAGCCCGTGTTCAGCTCCTTCGGTGAAGGGCGCGAGATGCTCATGCGTGAGTTCCCGGACGCACCCGTGTACGGACTCCCTAAGATAGAATTGTTCTCAGAGGACGGTTCGTTCGATCTGCTCCTACTTCTACGCCGTCACCCCGACTTACCGCTGAGGTTCTACGCGGGCGTAGAGGCCGATCGGCGCGTGATTCGGCGACACGGGTGCAAGGTCGTCGTTTCTGACTGTCAGTTCCACGCCCTCGTTGCCGCTCAGATCATAGGTGTACCGGCGATAGTAATCTCGAATATGCTCAGAGTACCCGGCGAAGGTTCCCTTGTGCGGCTGATCAACGGAATGCTTCGACGCATGTTCGAACTCGCCGACATCGTCCTCATACCCGACACCTACGACGACACCTACGACGTTCCGGAGATAGACACGGAGGTCGTATGGGTAGGACCTATCCTGAAGCGTCGACCCGACGAGTTGCCGCCCAGAGACGCGGTACGTCGGAAGTACGGGATTCCGGACGATGCGACAGTGGTTCTAGTCACGGCCGGGGGGTCCAAATACGGCCGTCGGATAGTTCGGATCGCGGTGGAAGGACTTAAGCTACTCTCCAAGTCGATCGACGTGTTCCCGGTGATCATCTCGGAAGAGCGTGTCGGCGACGGGCTCGGGCTGCAGTTACGGTACGTGGACAACCTCCTGGAACTTATCAAAGTCTCGAACGTGGTCATTACTCACGGGGGCCACACGACCCTCTCCGAGTGTGCCTGCTTACGGACGCCCGTAGTTTCGGTACCTCTGCCCAATCATCCCGAACAGCACATGAACGCCGAGCGAGTTCTCCAACGGGGATTAGGGGTCGCCGTGCCTCCCGAAGAACTCTCACCGAAGCGGATTGCGGAGGCCATAGAACAAGCCATCGACTGGAAGGTCCCGAAAATCAGGATGATGGATGGAAGGGGGGCCGAGCGCGCTGCGCGCATCGTCGCAGGAACGCTTGACTAG
- a CDS encoding M50 family metallopeptidase: MEAETVAIALTIILAAMALGRAAGMKFRYGILYRATRSVGFMDRWLEHTLLGPVLKVSVRASPILGFAGLAFAIYTLVKGASEGSGGFTVLLPGITLPLISGLASLAVILTVHELGHAVAARLSGIRIKRIGFFLVVVLPGAFVELEEEEFRRAPLRRRIEVLSAGPAFNVLTSFIAMGAVLGLSAIPGYVTSGVMVHGKMFKDVPLHTGEVIREVDGQPVKTIVDLRRALANHKPGDVVQVATDSGTKLVKVHEHRGRPVLGVYVIPNFGGYLVSEVMVALVMFLNMLGMLSLGIGVANLLPIKPLDGGRIVHEVLREVLDPSLASRLSTTVSIVALILLVLNLRAPYHVLGT, translated from the coding sequence TTGGAAGCTGAAACGGTCGCGATCGCACTCACGATCATCCTGGCCGCGATGGCCCTGGGACGGGCCGCGGGGATGAAGTTCCGCTACGGTATCCTCTACCGTGCGACTCGGAGCGTCGGCTTCATGGACCGTTGGCTTGAGCATACGCTCTTGGGCCCTGTCCTGAAAGTTTCGGTACGTGCGTCCCCGATCCTGGGTTTCGCGGGCTTAGCGTTCGCAATATATACGCTCGTGAAGGGGGCCTCGGAAGGTTCTGGTGGGTTCACCGTACTCCTCCCGGGGATCACCTTACCGCTCATCTCGGGCCTGGCATCGTTGGCGGTCATCCTGACGGTCCACGAGCTCGGCCACGCGGTAGCCGCACGACTCTCAGGGATCCGAATCAAGAGAATAGGGTTCTTCCTGGTGGTCGTCCTCCCGGGCGCCTTCGTAGAACTCGAAGAGGAAGAGTTCCGACGCGCCCCACTGAGGCGGCGAATAGAGGTTCTCAGTGCCGGACCGGCGTTCAACGTGCTTACGTCGTTCATCGCTATGGGGGCCGTACTCGGCTTAAGCGCGATACCGGGATACGTGACGTCGGGTGTAATGGTCCACGGTAAAATGTTCAAAGACGTACCACTGCATACGGGAGAGGTGATCAGGGAGGTCGACGGACAACCGGTTAAAACCATCGTCGATCTCCGACGGGCACTGGCGAACCACAAGCCCGGCGACGTAGTCCAGGTGGCCACGGATTCGGGGACCAAGTTGGTGAAGGTACACGAGCACCGAGGTCGGCCGGTGCTTGGCGTTTACGTCATACCGAACTTCGGGGGGTACCTCGTCTCCGAGGTGATGGTGGCGCTCGTGATGTTCCTGAACATGTTGGGGATGTTATCACTGGGCATCGGTGTCGCTAACTTGCTCCCCATCAAACCATTAGACGGTGGACGGATAGTCCATGAGGTGCTTCGGGAGGTGTTGGACCCATCTTTAGCCTCCCGTCTTTCAACCACGGTCTCCATAGTCGCACTGATCCTCCTCGTACTCAACTTAAGAGCACCTTATCACGTGTTGGGGACGTAA
- a CDS encoding radical SAM protein has product MTAITVLEKPGIRVKARVKQGRVSFEMEGKLASLLRPLKRLFEHLEEEKPAAVREDRIVFSLYLPPFPSRAFTRLLRARLKSEVLGRRVPEAVTMAVTQRCPCNCVHCSADRRRPTELSTEDWHRAIREALDLGTYNVTFTGGDPLFREDLPELIQAVDDDRAIATAFTSGYTLKDRVKELKEAGLYAIHVSIDSPDPEEHDELRGVPGLFERCISGIKAALDAGLLVGVSTYATPETVETGKVEDVVRLAADLGAHEVTIFDAVPTGRLLHEESVILSDEHREDLIDLHLRWNREKSSGPRVSAMSYVNSEHGAGCFAGYVQCHVTNDGEVTPCDFTPISFGNIREDGLKAAWKRMTSHPEWGKWRPHCRMQDPEVRRRYIRKIPPDATLPVRIDELEGDGS; this is encoded by the coding sequence TTGACCGCTATTACGGTGCTCGAGAAGCCGGGGATTCGGGTCAAAGCCAGGGTGAAACAGGGCCGTGTTAGCTTCGAGATGGAAGGTAAGCTCGCTTCACTCCTGAGACCACTCAAGAGGTTGTTCGAACACCTAGAGGAGGAGAAGCCGGCGGCCGTCCGCGAGGACAGGATCGTGTTCTCACTGTACTTACCACCGTTCCCCAGCCGGGCGTTCACGCGTCTCCTCCGGGCGAGGTTGAAGTCCGAGGTCCTGGGCCGCCGCGTTCCAGAAGCCGTCACCATGGCCGTAACCCAGAGGTGTCCATGCAACTGCGTGCACTGCAGCGCCGACAGACGGAGACCGACGGAACTCTCGACGGAGGACTGGCATCGGGCGATTCGGGAAGCGCTCGACCTCGGCACATACAACGTGACTTTCACCGGGGGAGACCCGCTCTTCAGAGAGGATTTACCCGAACTCATTCAAGCCGTGGACGACGACCGAGCTATTGCCACGGCGTTCACATCGGGGTACACCCTGAAAGACCGAGTGAAGGAGCTGAAAGAAGCCGGATTGTACGCAATACACGTCAGTATCGACAGTCCGGACCCCGAGGAGCACGACGAACTGAGAGGCGTCCCCGGACTCTTCGAGCGGTGCATAAGCGGCATCAAAGCCGCCCTCGATGCGGGACTGCTAGTCGGAGTTTCGACTTATGCTACACCGGAAACCGTGGAGACTGGCAAGGTGGAGGACGTGGTCCGTCTCGCCGCCGACCTGGGAGCGCACGAGGTTACGATCTTCGACGCCGTACCGACCGGCCGGCTGCTTCACGAGGAGAGTGTGATACTATCGGACGAGCACCGAGAAGATCTCATTGACCTCCATCTCAGGTGGAACCGCGAGAAGAGTAGTGGACCACGGGTCTCCGCGATGTCTTACGTGAACAGCGAGCACGGAGCCGGGTGCTTCGCCGGGTACGTGCAGTGCCACGTGACTAACGACGGCGAGGTCACACCGTGCGACTTCACCCCGATCTCCTTCGGAAATATCCGCGAGGATGGACTAAAAGCGGCGTGGAAGCGAATGACTTCACATCCGGAGTGGGGCAAGTGGAGACCCCACTGCAGGATGCAGGATCCGGAGGTCAGGCGGAGGTACATCCGCAAGATTCCCCCCGACGCTACGTTGCCGGTCCGCATTGACGAACTCGAAGGGGACGGGAGTTGA